Proteins encoded by one window of Rubrobacter indicoceani:
- the ndk gene encoding nucleoside-diphosphate kinase, which produces MEQTLILVKPDGVKRRLSGEVIGRIERKGYDIAEMRLMRVSRELAEEHYGEHSDKPFFGELVEFITSGPVVAMRVEGENAISVMRKLMGATNPAEAAPGTIRGDLALTISENIVHGSDSLESAERELGLFFG; this is translated from the coding sequence ATGGAACAGACCCTGATACTCGTAAAACCCGACGGCGTGAAGCGCAGGCTCTCGGGCGAGGTTATAGGCCGCATCGAGCGCAAAGGCTACGATATCGCAGAGATGAGGCTGATGCGGGTCTCGCGCGAGCTCGCCGAGGAACACTACGGCGAGCACTCCGACAAGCCGTTTTTCGGAGAGCTCGTCGAGTTCATCACCTCCGGCCCCGTGGTCGCCATGCGCGTCGAGGGGGAGAACGCCATCTCCGTTATGCGCAAGCTCATGGGGGCTACAAACCCCGCCGAGGCCGCGCCGGGGACCATCCGGGGCGACCTTGCGCTGACCATCTCGGAGAACATCGTCCACGGCTCCGACTCACTCGAGTCCGCCGAGCGCGAGCTCGGTCTGTTCTTCGGCTAG
- the radC gene encoding RadC family protein translates to MGQRYTIKELPPDLRPRERLLSAGPEALSNAELMGILFGIGTREKTAVELASQVIVESGDLFGMHAVSSHELLEIKGIGPAKACIILAAVEFGKRLGRVRNPGRPVISSPADVDGLLRGRIANQDRENFVAVLLNTKNEVIEAPVVSVGTLSSTLVHPREVFKPAIRASAASVILSHNHPSGRVEPSSEDREITGRLVSAAKIIGIEVLDHVIIGREHFSMKEHGML, encoded by the coding sequence GTGGGGCAACGCTACACGATAAAAGAACTTCCACCGGATCTCAGGCCCAGGGAGAGGCTTCTCTCGGCCGGGCCGGAGGCATTGTCCAACGCCGAGCTTATGGGGATTCTATTCGGCATCGGGACGCGGGAGAAGACGGCGGTGGAGCTCGCCAGTCAGGTTATCGTCGAGAGCGGAGACCTGTTCGGGATGCACGCTGTTTCGTCACACGAACTGCTGGAAATAAAGGGAATCGGTCCGGCGAAGGCGTGCATAATCCTTGCGGCGGTCGAGTTCGGCAAGCGGCTCGGGAGGGTTCGCAATCCGGGAAGGCCGGTGATATCATCCCCGGCGGATGTAGACGGGTTGTTGAGGGGGCGCATCGCCAACCAGGACAGGGAGAACTTCGTGGCCGTGCTTCTCAATACCAAGAACGAGGTCATAGAGGCTCCGGTCGTCAGCGTCGGGACCCTGTCGTCCACGCTCGTGCATCCGAGGGAAGTCTTCAAGCCCGCGATCCGGGCGAGTGCTGCGAGCGTCATCCTGTCGCACAATCATCCGAGCGGCCGGGTAGAGCCGAGTTCGGAGGACAGGGAGATAACCGGAAGGCTCGTATCTGCGGCAAAGATAATTGGCATTGAGGTGCTCGATCACGTCATAATAGGTCGCGAGCATTTCAGCATGAAAGAACACGGGATGCTCTAG
- the mreD gene encoding rod shape-determining protein MreD, producing the protein MHSVSVVRAALIVACAAVLEVVVGPYLTFGWISPKFMIFGVVFAVLGMRQMQALLLGFFAGILFDAFGGGLFGIGSLAGLLAATLAIRADAAGRRGARKFIMAQVVALSVAAYDIVNFFGTSFAGLEAPPFAEYLFFGIIPDALVNGILAYLIGGWFLRAGRSGRTSSTNKVRSSR; encoded by the coding sequence ATGCATTCCGTATCGGTTGTCAGAGCGGCGCTTATCGTTGCCTGCGCGGCGGTGCTGGAGGTCGTTGTCGGCCCGTATCTGACTTTTGGCTGGATCTCCCCGAAGTTCATGATCTTCGGCGTGGTCTTCGCCGTTCTCGGGATGCGTCAGATGCAGGCCCTGCTGCTCGGGTTCTTTGCCGGAATCCTTTTCGACGCCTTTGGAGGCGGGCTGTTCGGAATCGGCTCTCTGGCCGGGCTTCTCGCCGCGACGCTCGCTATTCGCGCCGACGCGGCGGGACGGCGCGGGGCGAGAAAGTTCATCATGGCGCAGGTCGTCGCGCTCTCGGTAGCCGCCTACGATATAGTCAACTTCTTTGGCACGAGCTTCGCCGGGCTTGAAGCCCCGCCGTTTGCGGAGTACCTTTTCTTCGGTATCATCCCGGATGCTCTGGTAAACGGAATCCTTGCGTATTTAATCGGCGGTTGGTTTTTAAGAGCCGGAAGGTCGGGCAGGACGAGCAGCACGAACAAAGTCAGGAGCAGCCGTTGA
- a CDS encoding zinc ribbon domain-containing protein: MSVALLQQDTDPFQIISDVLGSPLLRIAGQLLVLLVIVFWLALVYWTYADAQRRGSVSILWGIVAVVFPFVGTLVYLIVRPPEMLSESRERELELAYLERELRTRVVLCPNCRNTVESDFLLCPVCNWELKKSCTNCERPINMEWETCPYCSTDQRSGEKLI; encoded by the coding sequence ATGAGCGTCGCGTTGTTGCAGCAGGATACGGATCCGTTTCAGATCATCTCGGACGTCCTCGGGAGCCCGCTGCTCAGGATAGCCGGACAGCTTCTGGTGTTGCTCGTGATCGTCTTCTGGCTCGCTCTTGTCTACTGGACCTACGCCGATGCTCAGAGGCGCGGCTCCGTGAGCATCCTCTGGGGGATAGTCGCGGTTGTCTTTCCGTTTGTCGGGACGCTCGTCTACCTGATAGTCCGGCCCCCGGAGATGCTCTCGGAGTCCCGCGAGCGCGAACTCGAACTCGCCTACCTGGAGCGTGAGCTCCGTACCCGCGTCGTCCTCTGCCCGAACTGCCGCAACACGGTCGAAAGCGACTTCCTTCTCTGTCCGGTGTGCAACTGGGAGCTGAAAAAGTCCTGCACCAACTGCGAGCGCCCCATAAACATGGAGTGGGAGACCTGCCCGTACTGCTCGACCGACCAGCGCAGCGGAGAGAAGCTTATCTGA
- the mreC gene encoding rod shape-determining protein MreC, with product MDSRSGRPNPTSGFAALLILTVVSLALFTVYVREGDCSEGQGCGPLHTVQLGAAEVLSPAQGAVSLAARPFDGVRSGVFGVFGGNQRELEAELQEAQSLAARAAQLERENAELQELLGAERGGYEYAPVARVIAPVGEQLTQTVKINVGSDAGVRPEQPVIVGENTMIGRTTSRVSRNTAEVMLVTDQNFFAGVTIVPAEEFDPASGNIDPNATEREVIYGEGLLRTSIEGNFGVEYVELNARTETGDYVITSGRSGERELLFPPGLYIGVVQSVSSQDIEQYKKIVVDPAATPNDLNSVRVITGW from the coding sequence ATGGATAGCCGCAGCGGAAGGCCGAACCCGACAAGCGGCTTCGCCGCCCTGCTGATCCTGACGGTGGTCAGCCTCGCGCTCTTTACGGTCTATGTGCGCGAGGGCGACTGCTCCGAGGGGCAGGGTTGCGGGCCGCTTCACACGGTGCAGCTCGGGGCGGCGGAGGTTCTGAGCCCCGCGCAGGGTGCCGTCTCGCTTGCGGCGAGGCCGTTCGACGGCGTGAGAAGCGGCGTCTTTGGCGTTTTCGGGGGCAACCAGCGGGAGCTTGAAGCCGAGTTGCAGGAAGCGCAGTCGCTCGCGGCGCGGGCCGCACAGCTCGAACGCGAGAACGCCGAGCTGCAGGAGCTTCTCGGAGCGGAGCGCGGCGGCTACGAGTACGCGCCCGTAGCCAGGGTCATAGCCCCCGTCGGGGAGCAGCTCACGCAGACCGTCAAGATCAACGTCGGTTCCGACGCCGGTGTGCGGCCCGAGCAGCCGGTTATCGTCGGGGAGAACACCATGATAGGGCGCACCACCAGCCGGGTGTCCCGCAACACCGCGGAGGTAATGCTCGTGACCGATCAGAACTTCTTTGCCGGGGTCACGATAGTCCCGGCTGAGGAGTTCGACCCGGCGAGCGGCAACATAGACCCGAACGCCACCGAGCGGGAGGTCATCTACGGCGAGGGCCTCCTCAGAACAAGCATCGAAGGGAACTTCGGGGTCGAGTACGTTGAGCTGAACGCAAGAACGGAGACCGGCGACTACGTGATAACGAGCGGACGCTCGGGGGAGCGGGAGTTGCTCTTTCCGCCCGGGCTCTACATCGGGGTCGTGCAGTCCGTAAGCTCGCAGGACATAGAGCAGTACAAGAAAATAGTGGTTGACCCGGCGGCGACCCCGAACGATCTGAACTCCGTTCGGGTCATAACGGGCTGGTAG
- a CDS encoding rod shape-determining protein, translating to MGRGMFGGLFGRDVAIDLGTANTLVFVKGQGIVLSEPSVVAIDNKTDKVVAVGSAAKSMIGRTPGNIVAMRPLKDGVIADFEVTEKMLSYFIRKVQPRRGIFRSIIGPRVVVCVPSGVTGVELRAVKEATESAGARQAFTIEEPLAASIGAGLPVNEAQGSMIVDIGGGTSEVAVISLGGIVTKSSIRIAGDDIDDAITTYIQKEYKLAIGTQTAEQLKIELGSAFRLDEEESAEIRGRDLVTGLPKTIVITSEEIRESISVPVEAIIAAVRDTLDRTPPELASDIMDRGMVLAGGGALLRFLDERLRRETGIPVHVAEEPLMCVALGSGRSLEEIDSYRSALSSS from the coding sequence ATGGGGCGCGGAATGTTTGGTGGACTATTCGGGAGGGACGTCGCCATAGACCTCGGGACGGCGAACACGCTGGTGTTCGTCAAGGGGCAGGGGATAGTCCTGTCCGAGCCTTCGGTCGTGGCGATAGACAACAAGACGGACAAGGTCGTTGCGGTCGGGTCGGCGGCGAAGAGCATGATCGGGCGCACGCCCGGCAACATCGTCGCGATGAGACCCCTGAAGGACGGCGTTATAGCCGACTTCGAGGTCACGGAGAAAATGCTCTCGTACTTTATCCGCAAGGTGCAGCCGAGGCGCGGCATCTTCCGCTCGATCATCGGCCCGAGGGTCGTCGTGTGCGTGCCCTCAGGGGTAACGGGGGTAGAGCTTCGGGCCGTAAAGGAGGCGACGGAATCCGCCGGAGCGCGTCAGGCGTTCACGATAGAGGAGCCGCTCGCCGCTTCCATCGGGGCGGGGCTTCCGGTCAACGAGGCGCAGGGGTCCATGATCGTGGACATCGGCGGCGGCACGAGCGAGGTTGCCGTGATCTCACTCGGCGGGATAGTCACGAAGTCGTCCATCCGCATCGCCGGGGACGACATAGACGACGCTATAACGACGTACATCCAGAAGGAGTACAAGCTCGCCATCGGGACGCAGACCGCAGAGCAGCTCAAGATAGAGCTCGGCAGCGCGTTCCGGCTGGACGAGGAGGAATCGGCGGAGATCCGGGGTCGCGACCTGGTTACGGGCCTGCCGAAGACGATAGTGATAACGTCGGAGGAGATCCGGGAATCCATAAGCGTTCCCGTGGAGGCCATAATCGCCGCCGTCCGCGATACGCTGGACCGGACACCACCGGAGCTTGCCTCGGACATCATGGACCGGGGGATGGTGCTGGCCGGGGGCGGCGCGCTTCTTCGCTTTCTCGACGAGCGGCTGCGACGGGAGACCGGGATCCCGGTGCACGTGGCGGAAGAACCCCTGATGTGCGTTGCACTCGGAAGCGGGCGTTCGCTGGAGGAAATAGATTCCTACCGCAGCGCGCTCTCTTCGTCGTAA
- the rodA gene encoding rod shape-determining protein RodA, translating into MSSLTRVDTGASFGNLSRWRSLDPVLLFSTLALCAFGIFAVYVAGTDQRQEYAADQALGFVFGVMVAIPLALVDYRIWKQKMWMLFGLTILLLLSVLAGGTTINGSTSWIVLGPVQFQPSEFAKIFMILVMAAFFADRNIAENSTLMKSIALISVPWMLVFLQPDLGTALVFAAFFSAMIFIGGARLRQIAALAVTGIVGVVAVLKGGVLEEYQMNRLTAFLDQEGSGDIGYQVMQSKVAVGSGGLTGKGIEATTLANLGFLPEDHTDFIFANLGERLGFAGCMLLLVLFLVLIWRILHIASISRDRFGVLISVGIAAIFLFHVLVNVGMTLGIMPVTGIPLPFISYGRSSLVTSLLCLGLLQSIAMRSRQEMSTQPRI; encoded by the coding sequence TTGAGCAGCCTCACCCGCGTTGACACCGGAGCGTCTTTCGGCAACTTGAGCCGCTGGCGGTCGCTGGACCCGGTCCTGCTGTTCTCGACCCTTGCCCTGTGCGCGTTCGGTATCTTTGCGGTCTACGTGGCCGGAACGGACCAGCGTCAGGAGTACGCGGCGGATCAGGCCCTCGGCTTTGTCTTCGGGGTCATGGTCGCGATACCGCTCGCCCTCGTTGACTACCGGATCTGGAAGCAGAAGATGTGGATGCTCTTCGGTCTGACGATCCTGCTCCTGCTGAGCGTGCTCGCCGGCGGAACGACCATCAACGGCTCCACGAGCTGGATAGTCCTGGGGCCGGTGCAGTTTCAACCCTCGGAGTTCGCCAAGATATTCATGATCCTTGTCATGGCCGCGTTCTTTGCCGACAGGAACATCGCGGAGAACTCGACCCTGATGAAGTCAATAGCTCTTATCTCCGTACCGTGGATGCTGGTCTTTCTGCAGCCCGACCTCGGGACCGCGCTTGTCTTTGCCGCGTTTTTCTCTGCGATGATCTTTATCGGGGGGGCCAGGCTCCGCCAGATCGCCGCGCTCGCCGTAACGGGAATCGTCGGTGTCGTTGCGGTCCTTAAGGGCGGGGTTCTTGAGGAGTACCAGATGAACCGTCTGACGGCGTTTCTCGACCAGGAAGGCTCCGGCGACATCGGGTACCAGGTGATGCAGTCAAAGGTCGCGGTCGGCTCCGGCGGGCTGACGGGCAAGGGAATAGAAGCAACGACCCTGGCCAACCTCGGCTTTCTGCCGGAGGATCACACCGACTTCATCTTCGCCAACCTCGGTGAGCGGCTGGGGTTCGCCGGGTGTATGTTGCTGCTGGTTCTCTTCCTTGTCCTTATCTGGCGGATACTGCACATCGCGAGTATCTCCCGCGACCGGTTCGGGGTCCTTATCTCGGTCGGCATCGCGGCGATCTTTCTTTTTCACGTCCTCGTGAACGTCGGGATGACGCTCGGAATCATGCCCGTAACCGGTATTCCGCTGCCGTTTATCAGCTACGGCAGGTCGAGCCTTGTAACGAGCCTGCTGTGCCTCGGGCTGTTGCAGTCCATCGCGATGCGATCGCGGCAGGAGATGTCTACCCAGCCGAGAATCTGA
- a CDS encoding Rieske 2Fe-2S domain-containing protein produces the protein MKITSVGHAGFFIETRYGSVLADPWFNPAYFASWIPFPSNRDLDLEKISNPDYLYVSHLHRDHFDEEFLKNHVSKETQVILPDYPLDLMEREYRRLGFTNFVRTQNNTPMTLESGLRIMVPALTAPTDGPLGDSGLCVDDGETRIFDQNDSRPIDFEPLEEFGPFDAHLLQFSGAIWYPMVYEMPDKAKDALGRQKRANQLARALRYVKQIGATHIIPSAGPPMFLDDDLFHLNDFENHESNIFPDQTVFIEYLKEHGVENGHLLIPGSEATVAGHELSLAHPTSEREVERIFSEKRAYLERLREVWRPELEAEKAGWPRGEVEILPALKAWFEPLLAQADLNCVGVNGRVLFDLGGPDQDRDREEIIIDFQGRTVGPYNDEKWDYRFRMDPALVEYCIVNEEKDWINTLFLSCRFSAKRKGAYNEYVYNFFKVLDKERLAFSEEYYAQSAPVRQLWECGNFMVQRQCPHLKADLTRFGEEEDGILTCTLHGWQFDLQTGECLTSDGAKLFTQPKEEYEKNGVGVASATVNGGGPPSF, from the coding sequence TTGAAGATCACATCCGTAGGGCACGCTGGATTCTTTATCGAGACGAGGTACGGTTCCGTCCTCGCGGACCCCTGGTTTAACCCGGCGTACTTTGCGTCGTGGATCCCGTTTCCCTCGAACCGCGACCTTGACCTGGAGAAGATCTCGAACCCCGACTACCTCTATGTCTCGCACCTCCACCGCGACCACTTCGATGAGGAGTTCCTGAAGAACCACGTCTCGAAAGAGACGCAGGTTATCCTCCCCGACTACCCGCTCGACCTGATGGAGCGCGAATACCGCAGGCTTGGTTTTACGAACTTCGTTCGCACGCAGAACAACACCCCGATGACGCTCGAAAGCGGCCTCCGCATAATGGTCCCGGCCCTCACCGCGCCGACCGACGGCCCGCTCGGCGACTCCGGGCTCTGCGTGGACGACGGCGAGACGCGCATCTTCGACCAGAACGACTCGCGCCCAATAGACTTCGAGCCGCTGGAAGAGTTCGGCCCGTTCGACGCCCACCTCCTGCAGTTCTCCGGAGCGATCTGGTACCCGATGGTCTACGAGATGCCGGACAAGGCGAAAGACGCTTTGGGCAGGCAGAAGCGCGCCAATCAGCTCGCCCGCGCCCTGCGTTACGTAAAGCAAATCGGCGCCACGCACATCATCCCGTCCGCCGGACCGCCGATGTTCCTCGACGATGACCTCTTCCACCTCAACGACTTCGAGAACCATGAGTCCAACATCTTCCCCGACCAGACGGTCTTTATCGAGTACCTCAAGGAACATGGCGTCGAGAACGGTCATCTCCTGATCCCCGGCTCCGAGGCAACGGTCGCCGGTCACGAACTCAGCCTCGCCCACCCGACTTCGGAGAGGGAAGTCGAGCGTATATTCTCGGAGAAACGCGCCTATCTGGAGAGGTTGCGCGAGGTCTGGCGACCGGAACTCGAGGCCGAAAAGGCAGGCTGGCCGCGCGGCGAGGTCGAGATACTGCCCGCGCTTAAGGCGTGGTTCGAGCCGCTTCTGGCGCAAGCCGACCTGAACTGCGTCGGGGTCAACGGTCGGGTTCTGTTTGATCTCGGCGGCCCTGATCAGGACAGAGACCGCGAGGAGATCATAATAGACTTCCAGGGCCGGACGGTCGGGCCGTACAACGATGAGAAGTGGGACTATCGTTTCAGGATGGACCCGGCTCTGGTGGAGTACTGCATCGTCAACGAGGAGAAGGACTGGATCAACACCCTTTTCCTTTCCTGCCGCTTCTCCGCGAAGCGCAAGGGTGCCTACAACGAGTACGTCTATAACTTTTTCAAGGTTCTGGATAAGGAACGTCTCGCTTTTTCGGAGGAATACTATGCACAGTCGGCCCCCGTCAGGCAGCTCTGGGAGTGCGGAAACTTCATGGTGCAGCGGCAGTGTCCGCACCTCAAGGCCGACCTCACGCGCTTCGGGGAGGAGGAGGACGGCATCCTCACCTGCACCCTGCACGGCTGGCAGTTCGACCTCCAGACGGGCGAGTGCCTGACCTCCGACGGGGCCAAGCTCTTCACTCAGCCGAAGGAGGAGTACGAGAAGAACGGCGTCGGGGTCGCCTCCGCCACCGTGAACGGCGGGGGGCCGCCGTCGTTCTAG
- a CDS encoding Maf family protein has translation MPPVPGLIQFILASESQRRVDLLNGVGYRFQTVRSGFDEVSYPDPKYTVEENAHGKATTTADVYPSDIVVGADTVVFLPSEDGMGEGELFGQPGDNEEARRMLTALQGRSHEVHTGVAVVRSDKVAVRHSMTRVTMRPLSESDIEAYVSFGEGIGKAGGYAIQGTAALFVERIEGDYTTVVGLPLSLTARMLEHVGVSWYETD, from the coding sequence ATGCCACCCGTACCGGGTCTCATACAGTTCATACTCGCCTCTGAGTCTCAGCGAAGGGTGGACCTCCTGAACGGGGTGGGATACCGTTTTCAGACCGTCAGGAGCGGCTTCGACGAGGTTTCCTACCCCGACCCGAAGTACACGGTCGAGGAGAACGCCCACGGCAAGGCGACCACCACCGCGGACGTGTACCCCTCCGACATAGTGGTCGGAGCGGACACGGTTGTCTTTCTCCCCTCCGAGGACGGTATGGGGGAGGGCGAGCTCTTCGGCCAGCCCGGGGACAATGAGGAGGCCCGGCGCATGCTCACCGCGCTCCAGGGGCGCAGCCACGAGGTGCACACCGGGGTCGCCGTTGTCCGGAGTGACAAGGTCGCCGTCCGGCACTCGATGACGAGGGTCACGATGCGCCCACTCTCGGAGAGCGACATCGAGGCGTACGTCTCCTTCGGTGAGGGCATCGGAAAGGCCGGAGGCTACGCAATACAGGGAACGGCGGCGCTCTTTGTGGAGCGCATCGAGGGTGACTACACGACCGTTGTCGGGCTGCCGCTCTCCCTGACCGCCCGGATGCTCGAACACGTAGGCGTCAGCTGGTACGAAACAGACTGA
- a CDS encoding bifunctional folylpolyglutamate synthase/dihydrofolate synthase — protein MRKVGPTFSRVTAELDRRRSISLGFERIEALLAALGNPERYLRVVQVVGTNGKGTTSVALSAALEATGEATGTYLSPHVVSYAERVRLRGEQVSEKAFAKGMDEAISVADGLGIEVTQFELLTAGALAMFREEGVTWAVLEAGLGARYDATTAAGPEAVVLTNVSLDHTEYLGNSVREIATEKLASIPENGVLILGTDNQEVVGLARSRCGELPARLVEASDEASAASGYLEANVRLGCRAAGELTGEHIPENLVTHIREQVPGSLPGRFEVRTVGDARVILDGGHNVEGLRATLEKVRREYSKSRIGVVFGVLRDKDIAGMLELLGGAEVSLFLTRPDDERAAEPWSIFGLPGVGSCGEVYVEPNVAEAVRRAVTVSGGVVLVTGSFVTVAGARRFLDGRQGGV, from the coding sequence TTGCGGAAGGTCGGACCGACATTCTCCCGGGTAACCGCCGAGCTCGACCGTCGGCGTTCCATCTCGCTCGGCTTTGAACGCATAGAAGCCTTGCTCGCCGCGCTCGGAAACCCGGAACGCTACCTGCGCGTGGTGCAGGTCGTCGGTACAAACGGCAAGGGAACGACATCGGTCGCGCTCTCCGCCGCGCTTGAAGCGACGGGTGAGGCTACGGGAACATATCTCTCGCCGCACGTTGTGTCCTACGCCGAGAGGGTGCGGCTTCGCGGGGAGCAGGTTTCGGAAAAGGCTTTCGCAAAGGGCATGGACGAGGCTATCTCCGTCGCGGACGGGCTCGGCATCGAGGTAACGCAGTTCGAACTCCTGACGGCGGGTGCGCTCGCGATGTTCCGGGAGGAGGGCGTTACGTGGGCCGTTCTTGAAGCCGGGCTCGGGGCGCGCTACGACGCAACGACCGCTGCAGGGCCGGAGGCCGTCGTTCTGACGAACGTCTCTCTGGACCACACCGAATACCTCGGCAACTCGGTCCGTGAGATAGCGACCGAAAAGCTCGCCTCCATCCCGGAAAACGGGGTTCTGATCCTCGGTACAGACAACCAGGAGGTGGTCGGCCTTGCCCGGAGCCGGTGTGGGGAACTGCCCGCCCGACTTGTCGAGGCCAGCGACGAAGCCTCCGCCGCCTCCGGCTACCTGGAGGCGAACGTCCGGCTCGGATGCCGCGCCGCCGGAGAACTGACCGGCGAGCACATCCCGGAGAACCTTGTAACGCACATCCGGGAGCAGGTCCCGGGAAGCCTCCCCGGTCGCTTCGAGGTGCGGACCGTCGGCGATGCCCGGGTGATCCTCGACGGCGGCCACAACGTGGAAGGTCTCCGGGCGACGCTCGAAAAGGTGCGCAGGGAGTATTCGAAAAGCCGGATAGGTGTAGTTTTCGGGGTTTTGAGGGATAAGGACATAGCAGGTATGCTTGAGTTGCTTGGAGGGGCGGAGGTTTCTCTGTTCCTCACGCGGCCCGACGACGAGCGGGCGGCGGAGCCGTGGTCCATCTTTGGTCTGCCCGGTGTCGGGTCCTGCGGGGAGGTGTATGTGGAGCCGAATGTAGCTGAAGCCGTCAGGCGGGCGGTTACGGTGTCCGGGGGGGTCGTTCTTGTAACGGGTTCCTTTGTCACTGTGGCCGGGGCGCGGCGGTTTCTGGATGGTCGTCAGGGGGGCGTATGA